The genomic segment CGGTATCAGTATTTTTCTTCCCTCCGATCCAGTAATCGTCTTCATCACCTGGATCCGGGGATTTGCTTGCAAAAACTTTATTAGATTGAGGGGGTTCTCTATTCTCATCGTCCCCGCCGTCATCGCTCAGCTGGCCATCAGGGTCTGAAGGAATATTTTGTTCATCAGGCGGAGCCATCTGATTTTCTTTCTCTATATTGTCTTTTAGTTCTTTAAGGGCTTGGAAAAAGGTTTTCCTTGCTTCGGAAAGCTCGTCCTGCTCATCTGATTCTTTCTCGCCTTCCTCGTCAAAAACCTCGCCGTGATCGTTGTCGTCTTCGGCCTGATTGTCTTGCTCAAACTCAGACTCTTGTTCTTCCTGACGCTCTAGCTCATTCGGTCTGTCCCCGTCTTTTTTTTTTTAGACGTGAGATCATCAAGGATCTGATCAAGCTGCTGGAAAACTTCCTCAGGGATCCTAAAAGCAGTCATAAATTTAAGTGCATTTAAATCTTCAACCGTGCAAGCCTCTCTATCGTTTAAAAGAGCGTGAGCACGCATTATCTTAAGTGCTTTAACAAAGAATGTTCTATCAGATATTAGCGAATTAGACTCGTTACATCCATAGTCCTCAATAAGTGTTGCAACGAATTTAGCAAGAGCTTCTTGGACTGCTAGAGGTATTTCTACTTCCGATAGCTTATCGAAATATTCATCAAACACTTCTCTTGAAACCCTGGCAGGAACATCATAGTCACTAGTTCTCTCGCTGTATAGCTTTATAACTTGTTTTGCCTCATCCCATTTTCTGCCGTATGACAGTCCTTGAGAGTTAATCTGCAGAACAAACCTGTCTAAGTTTGCAGGATCAAGAGGCTCGTTATAATACTCATCAGCAGTTGGGTTACTTGTTGCAATTGCAGTGAGTAGTGGAATCCCTTCGTTGAAAAATTTTCTTTCGTTTAATATTCTAAGTAATACGTTTAGTGATTCTCCCGGTGCCCTTGATATATCATCTAAAAGACATATCTCAGAAGTAAGTATTCCGCCCTTTACGACTTTTTGTTTAATTATCTCACCGCTGTCAGATGTTTCTTTAGAAATAACAAGATCTCCTATCAGCTCTGATAGTCTGGTATCTCTGTGTAGTTGGTAGAAAAAGAACTTAAGACTTGCCGCAGCTGAAACTATTTCAGACAACATAGTTTTAGCTGTTCCCGGAGGTCCCTCCACATAGATGTGTTCTCTTGAGATAATACCAAGCAGCAGCGCTAGTTTTACTTCCTCATGGCCTACTACTAAATTATCCATTTCTTCTTTTAGTACTACGAATGGATTATGTGTCGTCATTATTAGTTCAAGCCTCCGTGTTAATCTATTATGTATGAAGTGTGATAATTAATTGTACATGGGGGGTGTTTTTTTTGCAATAAAATCACAACCCAATTATTACTCTCAATCCCACTTTACTTTGTTTAGTTTATTATGATAAGTTTACTGACTAAGCTCCTCATTTAAACAGTATAAATTCATGCAGACATTTATTACAGAGATACTTACAAACTTTAGCGGGCTCGTCTGGGGCCTTCCTTTAATTGTTCTGCTCTTAGGAACAGGCGTATATCTGACTATATTGCTGAGGGGAATTCAATTTCGCGCTCTTGTACCAGCACTTTATTTAGCTCTAATTAAACGAAAGGAAGACGGCGAAGCAAAGGGGGATATTTCTCAGTTTCAGGCTTTAATGACAGCTCTTTCCGCAACCGTTGGAGTAGGAAATATAGCCGGTGTTGCAACTGCAATTGCAGTGGGCGGGCCGGGCGCTGTGTTTTGGATGTGGATCACTGGTCTTTTGGGTATGGCAACAAAATACTCAGAGGCAGTGCTTGCGGTTAAGTACAGGGAAGTCGATAAGTTTGGCACAATGAGCGGTGGGCCTATGTACTACATCTCAAATGGCCTAGGCATCAAATGGCTCGGTACACTGTTTGCAATTTTTGCCTCACTCGCAGCATTCGGAATAGGAAACATGGTTCAGTCAAACTCTGTTGCAGATGCACTTGGCGAGGCATTTGGGGTTCCGTTTTGGATAACTGGCCTGGTACTTTGCGTTGCCACAGGTCTTGTAATAGTGGGCGGTATTAAGAGCATTGCAAGGGCTACTAGCTTGATAGTTCCGCTTATGATTCTTTTATATATGTTAGGTGCTATTTGTGTATTAGCAGTATATTGGAAAAATATTCCAAACGCTTTTTACTTAATTTTCTATCATGCCTTTAACCCCACTGCCGCAGCTGGAGGTTTTCTAGGCGCAACAATAAGTCAGACTGTAAGGATGGGAGTTGCAAGAGGAATATTCTCAAACGAATCGGGTTTGGGAAGCTCACCTATTGCAGCCGCTGCCGCCAAGACCAAAAACCCAGTCGGACAAGGTCTTGTGTCTATGACTCAGACTTTCATAGATACTGTAATTGTTTGTACTTTTACCGCGCTCGTAATTATTTGCAGCGGGCTTTGGTCTCAAGGAGATACAGGAGCCGGACTTTCGGCTAAAGCGTTTGAGAGCGGGATTCCAATAGGGGCAAATATTGTTGCAATTAGTCTTGCTTTCTTCGCTTACTCTACGCTTTTAGGCTGGAGTTATTACGGCGAGAAAGCAATCGAGTATATATTTAAGGAAAGGGCCGTGATGCCCTATCGAGTATTATTTACCGGAGTTGTTTTTGTGGGCGCAGTCGTAAAGCTAGATCTGGTTTGGACCTTTGCTGATGTGATGAACGGGCTTATGGCATTTCCGAACTTGATAGGACTCTTGGGTTTATCTAAAGTAGTTGTTGAGGAAACAAAGAAATATCTCCCAATAGAAATATCGAGAAAGTAAATTTAGAAAGTTCATTGATGAGTATTTTGTTTATAATAGTATAATTTGAAATAATATCCCATATGGTTATCTTAGCGATTTGAGAGGTAGGTAAATGCTTAGTCTAAAAAAAATACATTTTTCCACAATAATACTATTCTTATTAGCTGCTGTATTCTTTTTGGCCCTGTCTTCTTGTGGGGGTAGTGATGAGAGCTCTGATGATGGCTGGAAGTATGTAGGCGACATTAGAGACGACAAGGGAGAATATGTACAGGTTTTTATAGATCTAGATGATATGTCTATAGAAGGCGATATCAGAAAATTCTGGATAAGATATTATGCGCCAATTAGCGGAACCGAGCAAAAATATATAAGGCAGATTGGTTTATGGGAAGTTGATTGCCGTGATAGAAAATTATTTGTATTAGCAGAAGAGTATTATGATGTTGAGGGTAAACTTATGGGCAAAATGGAGGAAAGAAAGCATGAGGACTACAATGAATCCTCCTTGGGCGGAAAACTCACTGCAGCTGCATGCCGATATGCCGGAAGAAATTAGTTAATGAATAGTATTGTCCGGAATTAGAACCATCTCCCAAATAGAGAAAATAATTTCTTCCCTCTCAGAGAGCTCCGGCATCTTACCTTGCATTGTTTCTTGAGCATACTTGTTTGCAAATTCGTTTATATCGTTCATAGAAATATCAAACTCTTTTGAGCCCTCATGACTAACAACATGAAAACCCTCCGTAGTCTGAATTGCCGTGAAACCGTTTTCTTTAGTCATTTTATCTCCGTAATCTTATTTTTACCTATGGTCTGAATATAATCACTCAAAATCTGTTTTAAAGGGTATTTTTTCTTGAGATATTAAGGGGTGATATTACTTTTCTTCTAGTATTCTTTTGGCAGCCTTAACAAGGTCCGGCTCAACGTAATCAGCATAATCGGAATAATTCTCAGAGCCCGTCATTACTTGTATGGTTTTTAGACCTGCTTTTTTTCCAGCTATCATATCGATATAGGAATCTCCGATCATCCAAGAATCGGGTGTTTCGATCTCATAGGATTCTTTTATGTTGTCGATCATGCCGGTTTTGGGTTTTCTACAATCGCAAACTATGTTGTAGGGGTAGATCGAACCTCTGGGATTGTGCGGGCAATACTCATACTCTGCGATATGCACTCCGCCGTCTCTTAATATCTGGTCAAGGGTTTGGTGCAGTTCTTCAACATCCTGCTCAGTTAGATGCCCCTTGGCTATCCTTCCCTGATTGGTTATTACAAACAAAAGGTAGTCATTGTCTGTTAATGATTTTAATGACCGGACAA from the Thermodesulfobacteriota bacterium genome contains:
- a CDS encoding MoxR family ATPase; its protein translation is MTTHNPFVVLKEEMDNLVVGHEEVKLALLLGIISREHIYVEGPPGTAKTMLSEIVSAAASLKFFFYQLHRDTRLSELIGDLVISKETSDSGEIIKQKVVKGGILTSEICLLDDISRAPGESLNVLLRILNERKFFNEGIPLLTAIATSNPTADEYYNEPLDPANLDRFVLQINSQGLSYGRKWDEAKQVIKLYSERTSDYDVPARVSREVFDEYFDKLSEVEIPLAVQEALAKFVATLIEDYGCNESNSLISDRTFFVKALKIMRAHALLNDREACTVEDLNALKFMTAFRIPEEVFQQLDQILDDLTSKKKKTGTDRMS
- a CDS encoding sodium:alanine symporter family protein, producing the protein MQTFITEILTNFSGLVWGLPLIVLLLGTGVYLTILLRGIQFRALVPALYLALIKRKEDGEAKGDISQFQALMTALSATVGVGNIAGVATAIAVGGPGAVFWMWITGLLGMATKYSEAVLAVKYREVDKFGTMSGGPMYYISNGLGIKWLGTLFAIFASLAAFGIGNMVQSNSVADALGEAFGVPFWITGLVLCVATGLVIVGGIKSIARATSLIVPLMILLYMLGAICVLAVYWKNIPNAFYLIFYHAFNPTAAAGGFLGATISQTVRMGVARGIFSNESGLGSSPIAAAAAKTKNPVGQGLVSMTQTFIDTVIVCTFTALVIICSGLWSQGDTGAGLSAKAFESGIPIGANIVAISLAFFAYSTLLGWSYYGEKAIEYIFKERAVMPYRVLFTGVVFVGAVVKLDLVWTFADVMNGLMAFPNLIGLLGLSKVVVEETKKYLPIEISRK
- a CDS encoding surface-adhesin E family protein → MLSLKKIHFSTIILFLLAAVFFLALSSCGGSDESSDDGWKYVGDIRDDKGEYVQVFIDLDDMSIEGDIRKFWIRYYAPISGTEQKYIRQIGLWEVDCRDRKLFVLAEEYYDVEGKLMGKMEERKHEDYNESSLGGKLTAAACRYAGRN
- a CDS encoding HAD-IIIA family hydrolase — protein: MGSKAVFLDRDKTIVLPNGGDHYIYRSEDFYIPDTFVRSLKSLTDNDYLLFVITNQGRIAKGHLTEQDVEELHQTLDQILRDGGVHIAEYEYCPHNPRGSIYPYNIVCDCRKPKTGMIDNIKESYEIETPDSWMIGDSYIDMIAGKKAGLKTIQVMTGSENYSDYADYVEPDLVKAAKRILEEK